Proteins encoded within one genomic window of Macrotis lagotis isolate mMagLag1 chromosome 3, bilby.v1.9.chrom.fasta, whole genome shotgun sequence:
- the LOC141515959 gene encoding ubiquitin-like protein 4A, with the protein MQLTMKVLQGCECSLQVPEDERMATLKLLVSEKLNVPVGQQCLLFKDKTLADELPFSDYSIGPNSKINLVIKLPEDGASRHLPSKPQAQSQPLPTWLLVSKILAQHFSTTDTRRVLEQLQKDYDRSLCLLSLDDIEQLATHMLNCTVTEPLEVGFLD; encoded by the coding sequence ATGCAGCTGACCATGAAGGTGCTCCAGGGCTGTGAATGCAGCCTCCAGGTGCCTGAGGACGAGCGCATGGCCACCCTGAAGCTCCTGGTATCGGAGAAGCTCAATGTGCCCGTGGGCCAGCAGTGCCTGCTTTTCAAGGACAAGACCTTGGCAGATGAGCTTCCCTTTTCAGACTATAGCATTGGGCCAAACTCCAAGATCAACCTAGTGATCAAGCTTCCTGAGGATGGAGCCTCTCGACACTTGCCCTCAAAGCCACAGGCCCAGTCTCAGCCACTCCCCACCTGGTTGCTTGTATCTAAGATCTTGGCCCAGCACTTCAGCACAACTGATACCCGCAGAGTCCTAGAACAGCTACAAAAGGACTACGATCGTAGTCTATGCCTGCTGAGCTTGGATGATATTGAACAGCTGGCTACCCATATGCTCAACTGTACTGTGACTGAGCCGCTGGAAGTTGGCTTCCTCGACTag